From Novosphingobium decolorationis, one genomic window encodes:
- the gcvH gene encoding glycine cleavage system protein GcvH → MSVYYSEDHEWIEVEGDLGTVGITDYAQGQLGDITFVDLPEEGATVAKGDSIAVVDSVKAASDVYTPVSGEIAETNDALADEPELVNSDPEVGGWLFRVKLADASELEELMDEAAYKKFVAGL, encoded by the coding sequence ATGTCTGTTTACTATTCCGAAGATCACGAGTGGATCGAAGTCGAGGGCGACCTCGGCACCGTTGGCATCACCGATTACGCACAGGGCCAGCTGGGCGACATCACCTTCGTCGACCTGCCTGAAGAGGGCGCGACGGTCGCCAAGGGCGATTCCATTGCCGTCGTCGATTCCGTGAAGGCGGCAAGCGACGTCTACACCCCGGTTTCGGGTGAGATCGCCGAGACCAACGATGCGCTGGCCGACGAGCCCGAACTCGTCAACTCCGACCCCGAGGTCGGCGGCTGGCTGTTCCGCGTCAAGCTGGCCGACGCCAGCGAGCTCGAAGAGCTCATGGACGAGGCGGCCTACAAGAAGTTCGTCGCGGGTCTCTGA
- the gcvPA gene encoding aminomethyl-transferring glycine dehydrogenase subunit GcvPA has translation MRYLPLTPADRSSMLETVGASSVDELFRDVPEAARLSGPIAGLPMHASEMAVERHLGKLAAKNLDAGSAPFFLGAGAYRHHVPASVDHLIQRGEFLTAYTPYQPEIAQGTLQVLFEFQTQVARMFGTDIANASMYDGSTACWEAILMAARVTRKGKAVLSGGLHPHYGEVVRTMAKFTRDEIVSLTPELSAQTDDAAVIAAIDETTSSVVVQYPDIMGRIPDLEAIAEAAHAAKALLIVVVTEPVALGLLEAPGHLGADVVVGEGQSLGVGLQFGGPYLGLFGCREKFVRQMPGRLCGETVDAEGKRGFVLTLSTREQHIRREKATSNICTNSGLCALAFSIHMSLLGGEGLEQLAAINHDRTQALVERLTQIPGVSLLSDAYFNEVTLVLPRDAREVVRELADKGILGGVSLGRLFPEQVDLHNGLLVTATETVTLEDIEEFAAGLAAVLEGEAA, from the coding sequence ATGCGCTATCTCCCCCTTACGCCTGCCGACAGGTCCAGCATGCTGGAGACCGTCGGGGCCTCGTCGGTTGACGAGCTCTTTCGTGACGTGCCCGAAGCGGCGCGTCTTTCCGGACCCATCGCGGGCCTGCCCATGCACGCCAGCGAAATGGCCGTGGAACGCCACCTCGGCAAGCTCGCCGCGAAGAACCTCGACGCGGGCTCGGCCCCGTTCTTCCTGGGCGCGGGCGCCTATCGCCATCACGTGCCGGCCTCGGTCGACCACCTGATCCAGCGCGGCGAGTTCCTCACCGCCTACACCCCCTACCAGCCCGAAATCGCGCAAGGTACGCTGCAGGTCCTCTTCGAGTTCCAGACGCAGGTCGCGCGCATGTTCGGCACCGACATCGCCAACGCCTCGATGTACGACGGCTCGACCGCGTGCTGGGAAGCCATCCTGATGGCCGCGCGCGTGACCCGCAAGGGCAAGGCCGTGCTCTCGGGCGGCCTGCACCCGCACTACGGCGAAGTGGTGCGCACGATGGCCAAGTTCACCAGGGACGAGATCGTCAGCCTGACGCCGGAGCTGTCCGCGCAGACCGACGATGCCGCCGTGATCGCCGCCATCGATGAGACGACGTCCAGCGTGGTCGTCCAGTACCCGGACATCATGGGCCGCATTCCCGACCTCGAAGCCATCGCTGAGGCGGCTCACGCCGCCAAGGCGCTGCTGATCGTGGTCGTGACCGAGCCGGTCGCACTCGGCCTCCTCGAAGCGCCGGGCCACCTTGGCGCGGACGTCGTGGTGGGCGAGGGCCAGTCGCTGGGCGTTGGCCTCCAGTTCGGCGGGCCGTACCTGGGCCTCTTCGGCTGCCGTGAGAAGTTCGTGCGCCAGATGCCCGGACGTCTGTGCGGCGAGACCGTCGATGCCGAGGGCAAGCGCGGTTTCGTGCTCACGCTCTCGACCCGCGAGCAGCACATTCGCCGCGAGAAGGCGACGAGCAATATCTGCACGAATTCAGGTCTTTGCGCGCTGGCTTTCAGCATCCACATGAGCCTCTTGGGCGGGGAAGGCCTGGAGCAGCTGGCCGCGATCAACCACGATCGCACGCAGGCGCTGGTCGAACGCCTCACGCAGATCCCGGGCGTGTCGCTGCTGAGCGATGCCTACTTCAACGAAGTCACGCTGGTCCTGCCGCGCGACGCCCGCGAGGTCGTGCGCGAACTGGCCGACAAGGGCATCCTGGGCGGTGTCTCTCTCGGGCGCCTGTTCCCCGAGCAGGTTGACCTCCACAACGGCCTCCTCGTCACCGCGACCGAGACCGTCACCCTGGAAGATATCGAGGAATTTGCCGCCGGCCTTGCGGCGGTCCTGGAAGGAGAAGCGGCATGA
- a CDS encoding aa3-type cytochrome c oxidase subunit IV encodes MASGHDIKTSQATYNGFIKAATWGTGFCILVTAFVVGLIAS; translated from the coding sequence ATGGCTTCGGGGCACGACATCAAGACTTCGCAGGCAACCTACAACGGCTTCATCAAGGCCGCGACCTGGGGCACGGGCTTCTGCATCCTGGTGACCGCGTTCGTGGTGGGGCTCATCGCCTCCTGA
- a CDS encoding entericidin A/B family lipoprotein, translating into MIGKSLTLLAAFGLLTGLSACNTVKGLGRDVESVGQAGERAIN; encoded by the coding sequence ATGATCGGCAAATCGCTTACCCTCCTCGCCGCCTTTGGCTTGCTCACTGGGCTCAGCGCCTGCAACACCGTCAAGGGCCTCGGCCGCGACGTGGAATCGGTGGGCCAGGCAGGCGAGCGCGCCATCAACTGA
- a CDS encoding NAD(P) transhydrogenase subunit alpha — MDFISILSIFVLACFVGYYVVWSVTPALHTPLMAVTNAISSVIIVGALVASAAAGVPGAKWLGLAAVVLASVNIFGGFAVTERMLAMYKKKEKK, encoded by the coding sequence ATGGATTTCATCAGCATCCTCTCAATCTTCGTACTTGCCTGCTTCGTGGGCTACTACGTCGTCTGGTCGGTTACGCCCGCGCTGCACACGCCGCTGATGGCGGTGACCAACGCGATTTCCTCGGTCATCATCGTGGGCGCGCTGGTGGCGAGCGCGGCGGCGGGCGTGCCTGGCGCAAAGTGGCTTGGCCTTGCCGCGGTTGTCCTTGCCAGCGTCAACATCTTCGGCGGCTTTGCCGTCACCGAGCGTATGCTCGCGATGTACAAGAAGAAGGAGAAGAAGTGA
- the gcvPB gene encoding aminomethyl-transferring glycine dehydrogenase subunit GcvPB, giving the protein MSGVNTAGWRPSMNEVAPGDMVPATQSGDRALMLEEALIFELGCEGQTGVDIEPASKAVSPALAKFRRKAAPALPGLSEPEAVRHYTRLSRQNYGIDLGPFPLGSCTMKHNPRLNEKMARLPGFADVHPLQPQKTVEGALEVIEQLADWLMKLTGMASVAMSPKAGAHGELCGLLCIRAALDARGESREIVLVPESAHGTNPATAAFAGFKVQAIPATPEGRVDLEALKEKLGPDVAGVMITNPNTCGLFEPDLKEIADAVHEVGGYVYCDGANFNAIVGRVRPGDLGVDAMHINLHKTFSTPHGGGGPGAGPVVLSEALAPYAPLPFVTRGEDGEVRLVEEENRGEGHERAFGRMVAFHGQMGMFTRALAYILSHGADGLKQVSEDAVLNANYILRSLEDVLEAPFGKSGPCMHEALFSDAGLPEGISTLDIAKGLIDEGFHPMTVYFPLVVKGAMLIEPTETESKQGLDRFIASMRNLAQRAREQDESLHTAPHFAPRRRLDETRAARKPVLVWKGDEAA; this is encoded by the coding sequence ATGAGCGGTGTGAACACGGCAGGCTGGCGTCCCAGCATGAACGAAGTCGCCCCCGGCGACATGGTGCCGGCCACGCAGAGCGGCGACCGCGCGCTCATGCTGGAAGAGGCGCTGATCTTCGAGCTGGGCTGCGAAGGCCAGACCGGCGTCGACATCGAGCCGGCGAGCAAGGCCGTCTCGCCTGCGCTGGCGAAGTTCCGCCGCAAGGCCGCGCCCGCGCTGCCTGGCCTCTCCGAGCCCGAAGCGGTGCGCCACTACACGCGCCTCTCGCGCCAGAACTACGGCATCGACCTTGGCCCGTTCCCGCTCGGCTCGTGCACGATGAAACACAACCCGCGCCTGAACGAGAAGATGGCGCGTCTGCCCGGCTTTGCCGATGTCCACCCGCTCCAGCCGCAGAAGACGGTCGAGGGCGCACTTGAAGTCATCGAGCAGCTGGCCGACTGGCTGATGAAGCTGACTGGCATGGCGTCGGTCGCGATGAGCCCCAAGGCGGGCGCACATGGCGAACTGTGCGGCCTCCTGTGCATCCGCGCCGCGCTCGATGCGCGTGGGGAGAGCCGTGAGATCGTTCTGGTTCCCGAAAGCGCGCACGGCACCAACCCGGCAACGGCTGCGTTTGCGGGCTTCAAGGTCCAGGCCATTCCGGCAACGCCCGAGGGCCGCGTCGATCTGGAAGCGCTCAAGGAAAAGCTGGGCCCGGACGTTGCGGGCGTGATGATCACGAACCCCAATACCTGCGGCCTGTTCGAACCGGACCTCAAGGAAATCGCGGACGCGGTCCACGAAGTGGGTGGCTATGTCTATTGCGACGGCGCCAACTTCAACGCCATCGTCGGGCGCGTGCGTCCGGGGGACCTCGGCGTCGATGCGATGCACATCAACCTGCACAAGACCTTCTCCACGCCCCACGGCGGTGGTGGTCCGGGCGCGGGTCCGGTGGTGCTGTCGGAAGCGCTTGCGCCTTACGCGCCGCTGCCCTTCGTGACGCGGGGCGAAGACGGCGAGGTTCGCCTTGTCGAGGAAGAGAACCGCGGGGAAGGGCACGAACGCGCCTTTGGCCGCATGGTCGCCTTCCACGGCCAGATGGGCATGTTCACGCGCGCCCTGGCCTATATCCTCAGCCATGGTGCAGATGGCCTGAAGCAGGTGTCGGAAGATGCCGTGCTGAACGCGAACTACATCCTGCGCAGCCTTGAGGACGTGCTGGAGGCACCGTTCGGCAAGAGCGGCCCGTGCATGCACGAGGCGCTCTTCAGCGATGCGGGCCTGCCCGAGGGCATCTCCACGCTCGACATCGCCAAGGGCCTGATCGACGAGGGCTTCCACCCGATGACGGTCTACTTCCCGCTGGTGGTCAAGGGCGCCATGCTGATCGAGCCGACCGAGACCGAGAGCAAGCAGGGCCTCGACCGCTTCATTGCCTCGATGCGCAACCTTGCCCAGCGCGCCCGCGAGCAGGACGAGAGCCTGCATACTGCGCCCCACTTCGCGCCGCGCCGCCGTCTCGACGAGACCCGCGCTGCGCGCAAGCCGGTGCTGGTGTGGAAGGGCGACGAGGCCGCCTGA
- a CDS encoding NAD(P)(+) transhydrogenase (Re/Si-specific) subunit beta gives MPVIETVQEIEIIEGHGVNPWVALAYLIAGVCFILALRGLSHPTTSRRGNRYGMIGMGIAVVTTLVTHEIASLPEIAGAIALGGVIGFVIARRIAMTAMPQLVAAFHSLVGLAAVLVGLAAWLNPGAFEILDAMGQIMVASRIEMGLGIAIGAITFSGSIIAFLKLNGNMSGSPILLPGRHILNLAVLVAILGLVAAYAMSGAGGPGEGLLIVWITLLAFVIGFLLIVPIGGADMPVVVSMLNSYSGWAAAAMGFTLHNTAMIITGALVGSSGAILSYIMCKAMNRSFVSVIAGGFGADAGSAAGEGGAKEQRPWKRGSAEDAAFLMKEAESVIIIPGYGMAVAQAQHALREMTDILKEHGVSVKFAIHPVAGRMPGHMNVLLAEANVPYDDVFELEDINSEFAQADVAFIIGANDVVNPAARTDKSSPIYGMPVFDVEKAKTIFFIKRSMGGQGYAGVDNEVFYMDQTMMLLADAKKMVEEIVKALD, from the coding sequence ATGCCGGTCATCGAGACCGTGCAGGAGATCGAGATCATCGAGGGTCATGGGGTGAACCCCTGGGTGGCGCTCGCCTATCTCATCGCGGGTGTATGCTTCATCCTTGCGCTGCGCGGCCTCTCGCATCCCACCACCAGCCGCCGGGGTAACCGCTACGGCATGATCGGCATGGGGATCGCGGTCGTGACCACGCTGGTCACACACGAGATCGCCAGCCTGCCCGAGATCGCCGGGGCCATTGCTCTTGGCGGGGTGATCGGCTTCGTCATCGCGCGGCGCATTGCCATGACCGCGATGCCCCAGCTCGTCGCCGCATTCCACTCGCTCGTCGGACTTGCTGCCGTGCTGGTGGGACTGGCGGCCTGGCTTAATCCCGGTGCCTTCGAGATCCTCGATGCCATGGGGCAGATCATGGTCGCCAGCCGCATCGAGATGGGCCTTGGCATCGCCATCGGCGCGATCACCTTTTCGGGTTCGATCATCGCCTTCCTGAAGCTCAACGGGAACATGTCGGGATCGCCGATCCTGCTCCCTGGACGGCATATCCTCAACCTGGCCGTGCTCGTCGCGATCCTGGGCCTCGTGGCTGCCTACGCGATGAGCGGGGCAGGCGGGCCGGGCGAGGGGCTGCTGATCGTGTGGATCACGCTCCTGGCCTTCGTGATCGGCTTCCTGCTCATCGTCCCGATCGGCGGGGCGGACATGCCGGTCGTCGTCTCGATGCTCAACTCCTACTCGGGCTGGGCGGCCGCGGCGATGGGCTTTACGCTCCACAACACCGCGATGATCATCACCGGCGCGCTGGTGGGCTCTTCGGGCGCGATCCTGTCCTACATCATGTGCAAGGCGATGAACCGCTCGTTCGTCTCGGTCATCGCAGGCGGCTTTGGCGCAGATGCGGGCAGCGCGGCGGGCGAGGGTGGCGCGAAAGAACAGCGTCCCTGGAAGCGCGGTTCGGCCGAGGATGCGGCCTTCCTCATGAAGGAAGCCGAGAGCGTCATCATCATTCCGGGTTATGGCATGGCGGTCGCGCAGGCGCAGCACGCGCTGCGCGAGATGACCGATATCCTCAAGGAACACGGCGTCTCGGTGAAGTTCGCGATCCACCCCGTGGCGGGGCGCATGCCCGGGCACATGAACGTGCTCCTCGCCGAAGCCAACGTGCCCTACGACGACGTCTTCGAACTGGAGGACATCAATTCCGAGTTCGCGCAGGCCGACGTCGCCTTCATCATCGGCGCGAACGACGTCGTCAATCCGGCTGCCCGCACTGACAAGTCTTCGCCGATCTATGGCATGCCCGTGTTCGACGTGGAGAAGGCCAAGACGATCTTCTTCATCAAGCGCTCCATGGGCGGGCAGGGTTATGCAGGCGTCGACAACGAGGTGTTCTACATGGACCAGACCATGATGCTCCTGGCCGACGCCAAGAAAATGGTCGAGGAAATCGTCAAGGCCCTCGATTAA
- a CDS encoding deoxyguanosinetriphosphate triphosphohydrolase, protein MMLAPYASDPARSRGREFPMENGLARGERSPYQRDRDRIIHSIAFRRLRYKTQVFVAPDGDHYRVRLTHSLEVAQIARVIARILRLDEDLTEGLALAHDIGHPPFGHAGEEALDAALHKAGGFDHNANTLRTLMRIDSPYPHHDGLNLTWETLEGLAKHNGPVANPTWALRELNAAYDLELGTHASLEAQVAALSDDIAYDNHDIDDGLRAGFLDLDELLAHPFIAANWGEVERRYPDISRERQLAELLRSQIGTMVNDLVAESQKRLVGVESVEDVRAAGRPLIAFSAAMEEGERAFKRFMYEKLYYHPEQLETAKRARAVLAELYAAYSQEPVLMDESWIDTLPRTEPERSRHIADYIAGMTDRFAITCHENIYGRTPAGLSNV, encoded by the coding sequence CTGATGCTTGCACCTTACGCTTCCGATCCGGCCCGTTCGCGCGGCCGGGAATTCCCCATGGAAAACGGCCTCGCGCGCGGCGAGCGCAGCCCTTACCAGCGCGACCGCGATCGTATCATCCACTCGATCGCGTTTCGCCGTCTGCGCTACAAGACGCAGGTCTTCGTTGCGCCCGATGGCGATCATTACCGCGTGCGGCTGACGCACAGCCTGGAAGTCGCGCAGATCGCTCGCGTGATTGCGCGCATTCTGCGCCTTGACGAGGACCTCACCGAGGGGCTCGCGCTGGCGCACGATATCGGCCATCCGCCCTTCGGTCATGCCGGAGAAGAGGCGCTCGACGCGGCGCTCCACAAGGCGGGCGGCTTCGATCACAACGCCAACACGCTGCGTACGCTGATGCGCATCGACAGCCCCTATCCGCACCACGACGGGCTCAACCTGACCTGGGAGACGCTGGAGGGCCTGGCCAAGCACAACGGGCCCGTCGCCAATCCGACCTGGGCGCTGCGCGAGCTTAACGCGGCCTACGATCTGGAACTGGGCACCCACGCTTCGCTCGAGGCGCAGGTGGCCGCGCTTTCGGACGATATTGCCTACGATAACCACGACATCGACGATGGCCTGCGCGCGGGTTTCCTGGATCTCGACGAACTGCTTGCACACCCCTTCATTGCGGCCAATTGGGGCGAGGTGGAACGCCGCTATCCTGATATCTCGCGTGAGCGCCAGCTGGCCGAACTGCTGCGCAGCCAGATCGGCACGATGGTCAACGACCTTGTCGCCGAATCGCAAAAGCGCCTTGTCGGTGTCGAAAGCGTCGAGGACGTCCGCGCCGCAGGGCGCCCGCTCATCGCCTTCTCCGCCGCGATGGAAGAGGGCGAGCGCGCCTTCAAGCGCTTCATGTACGAGAAGCTCTATTACCATCCCGAACAGCTGGAGACGGCGAAGCGCGCCCGCGCGGTCCTGGCCGAACTCTACGCTGCCTATTCACAGGAACCCGTCCTCATGGACGAGAGCTGGATCGACACGCTCCCGCGCACGGAGCCCGAACGCAGCCGGCATATCGCGGACTACATCGCCGGCATGACCGACCGCTTCGCGATCACTTGCCATGAGAACATCTATGGCCGTACGCCCGCGGGCCTGAGCAATGTCTGA
- the gcvT gene encoding glycine cleavage system aminomethyltransferase GcvT has protein sequence MSEISDFENDPDLEPIEPAILPLDAWHRGKGARMVEFAGYPMPIQYEGILAEHLWTRESAGLFDVSHMGQLYIAPAEGAEIDVEAALEAALPIDLATLKTGSVRYSLLLDEEGGILDDLMVTRWNSGFYLVVNGATKWDDIGTLREYLPDEVNINHLDDNALLALQGPKAVDALARHAKGETPLTELKFMKGAAYTLGGVEAWISRSGYTGEDGFEIAIPGEDAAKVADLLCGEPEVKPIGLGARDSLRLEAGLPLYGHDMTPEQGAVEAGLIFGVNKRRRSEGGFPGAARVQKDLAEGTQRLRIGLALEGRMAAREGAKVMSGDNEVGIVTSGGFAPTLQHPIAMAYVDTALTANGTALQIEMRGKRLDARVVAMPFVPNRYVR, from the coding sequence TTGAGCGAAATTTCCGATTTTGAGAATGACCCCGACCTGGAGCCCATCGAGCCGGCCATCCTGCCGCTTGACGCCTGGCACCGGGGCAAGGGCGCGCGGATGGTCGAATTTGCCGGCTACCCCATGCCCATCCAGTACGAGGGCATTCTGGCCGAGCACCTGTGGACGCGCGAGAGCGCCGGGCTGTTCGATGTCAGCCACATGGGCCAGCTGTACATCGCGCCGGCCGAAGGGGCCGAGATCGATGTCGAGGCCGCGCTGGAAGCCGCACTTCCCATCGATCTGGCGACGCTGAAGACCGGCTCGGTCCGCTACTCGCTGCTGCTCGATGAAGAGGGCGGTATCCTTGATGACCTCATGGTGACGCGCTGGAACAGCGGGTTCTACCTTGTCGTCAATGGCGCGACCAAGTGGGACGATATCGGCACGCTGCGTGAGTACCTGCCCGACGAGGTGAACATCAATCACCTCGACGACAATGCCCTTCTGGCGCTGCAGGGCCCCAAGGCGGTCGACGCGCTGGCGCGCCACGCCAAGGGCGAGACCCCGCTCACCGAGCTGAAGTTCATGAAGGGCGCGGCCTACACGCTTGGCGGCGTCGAGGCCTGGATCAGCCGTTCGGGCTACACCGGCGAGGACGGCTTCGAGATCGCGATCCCGGGCGAAGATGCGGCCAAGGTCGCGGACCTTCTATGCGGTGAACCCGAGGTCAAGCCGATCGGTCTGGGCGCCCGCGATTCGCTGCGTCTGGAAGCGGGCCTGCCGCTCTATGGCCACGACATGACCCCCGAGCAGGGCGCGGTCGAGGCCGGGCTGATCTTCGGCGTCAACAAGCGTCGCCGCAGCGAAGGGGGATTCCCCGGCGCCGCGCGCGTCCAGAAGGATCTGGCCGAGGGCACGCAGCGCCTTCGTATCGGCCTGGCGCTCGAGGGCCGCATGGCCGCGCGCGAAGGCGCCAAGGTGATGTCGGGCGACAACGAAGTCGGGATTGTCACTTCGGGCGGGTTCGCCCCGACCCTCCAGCACCCCATTGCCATGGCCTATGTCGACACCGCCCTTACGGCGAACGGCACGGCCCTGCAGATCGAAATGCGTGGCAAGCGGCTCGACGCGCGTGTCGTCGCGATGCCGTTTGTCCCCAACCGTTACGTCCGCTGA
- a CDS encoding NAD(P)H-binding protein, with amino-acid sequence MSDTGGAAGPVRRICLVGASGLVGQAVLAEAVGREDVRIIAVARSEVSLPEGARMDVLTGPLESWPDLIAAARADVLVCALGTTIARAGSQDAFRAVDRDLVVDCAEAARSAGIDHMIVVSSVGAERGSRNFYLSVKGEMEEALGKLGFRRLDILRPGLLRGHRREQRRLEGLGQVLAPLADGLVLHGRWRRFRSVRARDLAQVIVSVAKEKAQGRFVAEHDNFRRVLQKIPA; translated from the coding sequence ATGTCTGATACGGGCGGGGCGGCGGGCCCGGTCCGCCGTATCTGCCTGGTCGGGGCAAGCGGCCTTGTCGGGCAGGCCGTGCTGGCGGAGGCGGTGGGACGCGAGGACGTACGGATCATCGCCGTGGCCCGCAGCGAGGTGTCCCTGCCCGAAGGGGCGCGCATGGACGTGCTGACCGGGCCGCTCGAAAGCTGGCCCGATCTCATTGCCGCCGCGCGCGCCGACGTGCTCGTCTGCGCGCTGGGAACGACCATCGCCAGGGCCGGTTCGCAGGACGCCTTCCGTGCGGTCGACCGCGATCTCGTGGTCGATTGTGCTGAGGCGGCGCGTAGTGCCGGAATCGACCACATGATTGTCGTCTCCTCGGTCGGCGCGGAACGTGGAAGCCGCAATTTTTACCTCTCGGTGAAGGGCGAGATGGAAGAGGCTCTGGGCAAGCTGGGCTTTCGCCGCCTCGATATCCTGCGCCCCGGGTTGCTGCGCGGACATCGGAGGGAGCAGCGGCGGCTGGAGGGTCTCGGGCAGGTCCTGGCGCCGTTGGCGGACGGCCTTGTGCTCCATGGACGCTGGCGGCGGTTCCGTTCGGTCCGTGCGCGCGATCTTGCGCAGGTGATCGTCAGTGTCGCGAAGGAAAAGGCGCAGGGGCGCTTTGTTGCCGAGCACGATAATTTTCGTAGGGTGTTACAAAAAATACCTGCTTAA
- a CDS encoding NAD(P) transhydrogenase subunit alpha — translation MVTGRKIAVLRERASGETRVSATPETVKKLIALGAALHVESGAGLSASIPDEAYREAGAEVGEAAAVVAGADIVLGVQGPDLALLSGVEPGAWVVAGLDPFGQRARVDAYAQAGLEALAMEFMPRITRAQSMDILSSQSNLAGYKAVILAADTYGRAFPMMMTAAGTISAAKCFVMGVGVAGLQAIATARRLGAQVSATDVRSATKEQILSLGAKPIFVENVAGIEGEGAGGYATEMSEEYQKAQGELVSSHIARQDIVITTALIPGRPAPRLISDAQIASMKPGSVIFDLAAPQGGNVEGTVADEVVEKHGVKIIGLSNTPAHLPADASALFARNLFNFLSAFWDKEAGGPVLDAEIGDAIRLTQGGKVVHERLLG, via the coding sequence ATGGTTACGGGCAGGAAGATCGCCGTTCTTCGCGAACGTGCGAGCGGGGAGACGCGCGTCTCGGCAACGCCCGAGACGGTGAAGAAACTGATTGCGCTGGGCGCGGCGCTCCATGTCGAGAGCGGGGCGGGCCTGTCGGCCTCGATCCCGGACGAGGCATACCGCGAAGCGGGGGCTGAGGTGGGCGAAGCGGCGGCAGTCGTGGCCGGGGCGGACATCGTCCTGGGCGTACAGGGCCCCGATCTCGCGCTCCTGTCCGGTGTGGAGCCGGGCGCGTGGGTGGTCGCCGGGCTTGATCCCTTCGGACAGCGCGCCCGAGTAGACGCCTATGCGCAGGCCGGTCTTGAGGCTCTGGCGATGGAATTCATGCCGCGCATCACGCGCGCGCAGTCGATGGATATTCTCTCCAGCCAGTCGAACCTTGCCGGGTACAAAGCGGTGATCCTGGCGGCCGACACCTATGGCCGGGCCTTTCCGATGATGATGACGGCGGCGGGCACGATCAGTGCGGCCAAGTGCTTCGTGATGGGCGTGGGCGTTGCCGGGCTCCAAGCGATTGCCACTGCGCGGCGGCTGGGCGCACAGGTCTCGGCGACCGACGTGCGCTCGGCGACGAAGGAGCAGATCCTCTCGCTCGGCGCAAAGCCGATCTTCGTGGAGAATGTCGCGGGGATCGAAGGCGAAGGCGCGGGCGGCTACGCCACCGAAATGAGCGAGGAGTACCAGAAGGCGCAAGGCGAACTGGTGTCGAGCCATATCGCCAGGCAGGACATCGTCATCACGACCGCGCTCATTCCCGGGCGCCCCGCGCCGCGCCTCATCAGCGATGCGCAGATTGCCTCGATGAAGCCGGGCAGCGTGATCTTCGATCTCGCCGCCCCGCAAGGCGGCAATGTGGAAGGAACCGTCGCGGACGAGGTGGTGGAAAAGCACGGGGTGAAGATCATCGGCCTGTCGAACACCCCCGCGCATCTGCCCGCCGACGCTTCGGCACTGTTCGCGCGCAACCTGTTCAATTTCCTCTCCGCCTTCTGGGACAAAGAGGCGGGTGGGCCCGTGCTCGATGCCGAGATCGGCGATGCCATTCGCCTGACGCAGGGTGGCAAGGTTGTTCACGAACGCCTGCTCGGCTGA